Proteins from a genomic interval of Sander vitreus isolate 19-12246 chromosome 6, sanVit1, whole genome shotgun sequence:
- the rrp15 gene encoding RRP15-like protein: MMAALLTTHVQQLSGDDAQQSDSEGGSHDERSDDGASDGGEDDRDGEAGSNGEEAENEDGEEDKEADEGNANAGWAEAMAKILGKKTPESKTSILVKNKELDKMKVKEREEQLERKKQVDKKRAWEMMCREKPDIVKDRETERALQRIATRGVVQLFNAVRKHQKTVDNKVKEFGGSERKKAKFLSSVSKRDFIDVLRRTEEGSGVTGKTEKDAATAAEEKPAWSVLTDDFMMGATMKDWDKDSDREEADTHSGGGVESDSD; this comes from the exons ATGATGGCAGCTCtgttgacaacacatgtgcagcagttGTCTG GCGACGATGCGCAGCAGAGTGATTCTGAAGGAGGGAGCCACGATGAAAGGTCAGACGATGGCGCGAGTGACGGAGGAGAAGATGACAGAGATGGTGAAGCAGGGAGTAATGGGGAGGAGGCAGAGAATGAAGATGGAGAAGAGGATAAAGAGGCAGATGAGGGTAATGCCAATGCTGGGTGGGCAGAGGCCATGGCGAAGATCCTGGGCAAGAAAACCCCAGAGAGCAAAACCAGCATCTTGGTAAAGAACAAAGAGCTGGACAAGATGAaggtgaaagaaagagaggagcagctggagagaaagaaacag GTTGACAAGAAGCGAGCGTGGGAGATGATGTGCAGAGAGAAGCCTGACATAGTGAAGGACCGTGAGACTGAAAGAGCTCTACAGAGAATTGCTACCAG AGGGGTGGTGCAGCTGTTCAATGCTGTGAGGAAACACCAGAAAACAGTCGATAACAAGGTGAAGGAATTTGGTGGCTCAGAGAGGAAGAAGGCCAAATTTCTTTCATCTGTCTCTAAGAGAGACTTTATCGACGTGCTAAGGAGGACCGAGGAAGGCAGCGGAGTCACCGGCAAGACTGAAAAGGACGCT gctacTGCAGCAGAGGAGAAGCCTGCCTGGAGCGTTCTCACAGACGACTTTATGATGGGGGCCACCATGAAAGACTGGGACAAAGACAGCGACAGAGAGGAGGCTGATACACACTCAGGAGGGGGGGTGGAAAGTGACTCAGACTGA